In Alosa alosa isolate M-15738 ecotype Scorff River chromosome 19, AALO_Geno_1.1, whole genome shotgun sequence, a genomic segment contains:
- the ptk2ba gene encoding protein-tyrosine kinase 2-beta isoform X1 — translation MAGDTSTLSWKLSSSPGPQGDTGGPDLGVASDERPVKILKVCFTSNSSNPGKNFKLVKCDSDWEIRAIIQSILDSGRLGPNILYPQCFGLLLKHLKSSEVHWLHPLMTVGEVEQKYEQQHVEAEWRYDLRIRYIPKDFLEKFKEDKTTLLYFYQQVRSDYMQYYASKVSDGMALQLGCLEIRRFCKDMTANGLEKKSNYEQLEKDVGLHLFFPQELIDSMKPKQLRKMIQQTFLQYATLKDIDCMVKFFQTFAVFNSCDEEVFACELVQGWSLAVDLVIGPRGICQRTDKNSTPICLATFDQVNSVKCSQKDDGKALLSIDIQGARQPLTVNTATLAIAENMADLIDGYCRTEKGNDTSVIVKPNKGREARNSLPPIPDKNKDASKCISTVGSDIYAEIPEQDAVNTQKYGLSRDDIVLGRILGEGFFGEVHEGCYKSRTGERISVAVKTCKDCAPDVKEKFMSEAVIMKNLDHPHIVSLIGIIEDDPVWIVMELYQHGELGNYLLENQHTLTNVTLVLYCLQISKALAYLEGVNMVHRDIAVRNILVAKPDCVKLGDFGLSRYIDEEEYYKASISRLPIKWMAPESINFRRFTSSSDVWMFAVCMWEIMSRGQQPFFWLENKDVINQLEKGVRLPKPEDCPPTLYSIMTRCWTYDPHQRPKFTELVYKLSDVHKMEKDQEVELQRDKARSCRTLNEPPPKPSRMRSSLRRNPSGLQIQLPEALCASSPAIASPPDPRASFFQGRSTLTLPVSPRRRSLGERAAPSSREDAQMLWEMEKQHMQDTLRRQKEQMREDSDWLRQEEKMLDPMGQDLAKTDTNSEGETGYAQFKSPPDKPPRLTAQPAPTAELDRSEDAVYHNVMEMVKMVVQLKNDVNMQPPSEYVNLVKSVGLTLRKLINSVDEALPNLDKSSKTEIEGTQKLLNKDLAELISKMRLAQQNAITSLREECKKQMLTAAHTLAMDSKNLLDAVDQARIRASVAKPTSEPT, via the exons ATGGCAGGGGACACCAGCACATTGTCCTGGAAACTGTCGAGTTCCCCTGGTCCGCAGGGAGACACGGGGGGCCCTGATCTTGGGGTTGCAAGTGATGAACGACCCGTCAAGATCCTGAAGGTGTGCTTCACCAGCAACAGCTCGAACCCAGGCAAAAACTTCAAATTGGTCAAGTGTGATAGCGACTGGGAGATCAGG GCCATCATCCAGTCCATCCTGGACAGTGGTCGGCTTGGGCCAAACATCCTGTACCCACAATGCTTTGGGCTCCTGCTGAAGCACCTGAAATCAAGCGAGGTCCACTGGCTCCACCCACTGATGACCGTTGGGGAGGTGGAGCAGAAGTATGAGCAGCAGCACGTAGAGGCAGAGTGGAG ATATGACTTGAGGATCCGCTACATTCCCAAGGACTTCCTGGAGAAGTTTAAAGAAGATAAAACCACCCTGCTTTATTTCTACCAACAG GTACGTTCTGACTACATGCAGTACTACGCCTCCAAAGTGAGTGACGGTATGGCCCTACAGCTCGGCTGCTTGGAGATACG GAGATTTTGCAAAGACATGACCGCCAACGGCCTGGAGAAGAAATCCAACTATGAACAGCTAGA GAAAGATGTGGGCCTCCACCTTTTTTTCCCACAGGAGCTCATCGACAGTATGAAG CCCAAGCAGCTGAGGAAGATGATTCAGCAGACCTTCCTGCAGTACGCCACTCTGAAGGATATAGACTGCATGGTGAAGTTCTTCCAGACATTCGCTGTCTTCAACAGCTGTGACGAAGAGGTCTTTGCTTGTGAGCTTGTG CAAGGTTGGAGTCTGGCCGTAGATTTGGTCATCGGTCCCAGAGGGATCTGCCAGCGTACAGACAAGAACTCCACG CCCATCTGCCTGGCCACCTTCGACCAGGTCAACAGCGTGAAATGCTCCCAGAAGGACGATGGGAAAGCACTTTTATCTATAGACATACAAGGAGCCAGACAG CCTTTGACGGTAAATACAGCCACTCTCGCTATAGCTGAGAATATGGCGGACCTCATCGATGGCTACTGCCGAACGGAGAAAGGGAATGACACATCTGTGATTGTGAAGCCTAACAAAG GTCGAGAGGCAAGAAATTCTCTACCTCCAATTCCAGACAA AAACAAAGACGCCAGCAAATGCATCAGCACTGTAG GGTCAGATATATATGCAGAGATCCCGGAGCAAGATGCTGTAAACA CTCAGAAGTATGGCCTGTCAAGGGATGATATTGTGCTGGGTCGCATCCTTGGTGAAGGGTTCTTTGGGGAAGTTCATGAAGGCTGCTACAAAAGTCGG ACTGGTGAACGCATCAGTGTGGCCGTGAAGACGTGCAAGGACTGCGCTCCTGATGTAAAGGAGAAGTTCATGAGTGAAGCAG tgatCATGAAGAATCTGGATCATCCCCATATTGTGAGTCTTATCGGAATCATTGAGGATGACCCGGTGTGGATTGTCATGGAGCTTTATCAACATGGAGAG CTTGGGAATTATCTGCTAGAGAACCAGCACACCCTGACCAACGTCACCCTGGTCCTGTACTGTCTGCAGATTAGCAAAGCGCTGGCCTATTTGGAGGGAGTTAACATGGTGCACAG AGACATTGCTGTGAGGAATATACTTGTGGCAAAGCCAGACTGTGTGAAGCTGGGAGACTTCGGCTTGTCAAGATACATAGACGAGGAGGAGTATTACAAAG CCTCTATCAGTCGACTGCCTATTAAATGGATGGCACCAGAATCCATCAACTTCAGACGGTTTACATCGTCAAGTGATGTCTGGATGTTCG CCGTCTGCATGTGGGAGATCATGAGCCGTGGCCAGCAGCCCTTCTTCTGGCTGGAGAATAAAGATGTCATCAACCAGCTGGAGAAGGGTGTGCGTCTGCCCAAGCCAGAGGACTGCCCTCCCACGCTCTACTCCATCATGACTCGCTGCTGGACCTACGACCCCCACCAGAGGCCAAAGTTCACCGAGCTGGTCTACAAGCTGAG TGATGTCCATAAGATGGAGAAGGACCAGGAAGTGGAACTACAAAGGGACAAGGCCCGCTCCTGTAGAACTCTAAATGAGCCACCACCAAAG CCGTCACGGATGAGGTCCTCCTTGCGCAGAAACCCCTCGGGGCTTCAGATTCAG CTGCCTGAGGCGCTGTGTGCCAGCTCGCCTGCCATCGCTAGCCCGCCGGACCCGCGTGCCAGCTTCTTCCAGGGCCGCAGCACGCTCACGCTGCCGGTGTCGCCACGCCGACGCAGTCTGGGG GAGAGAGCGGCACCGTCCAGCAGAGAGGATGCTCAGATGCTGTGGGAGATGGAGAAGCAGCACATGCAGGACACGCTGAGGAGACAAAAGGAGCAGATGAGGGAGGACAGCGACTGGCTCAGACAGGAGGAGAAGATGctg GACCCAATGGGACAGGACTTGGCAAAAACAGATACG AATTCTGAGGGGGAGACAGGATATG CCCAGTTCAAAAGTCCTCCAGACAAGCCTCCTCGACTGACCGCCCAG CCAGCTCCCACTGCAGAGCTGGACCGCTCAGAGGATGCAGTGTACCACAACGTTATGGAGATGGTCAAGATGGTGGTGCAGCTGAAGAACGATGTCAATATGCAGCCCCCCTCTGAATACGTCAACTTAGTGAAG TCTGTTGGGTTGACCCTGCGGAAGCTGATCAATAGTGTGGATGAAGCTCTTCCAAACTTGGACAAATCCAGCAAGACAGAG atcgaaGGCACTCAGAAGCTGCTGAATAAAGACTTGGCAGAGTTGATCAGTAAGATGCGTCTGGCGCAGCAGAACGCCATCACCTCTCTGAGGGAAGAGTGCAAGAAGCAGATGCTGACCGCTGCACACACGCTGGCCATGGACTCCAAAAACCTCCTGGATGCCGTGGACCAGGCCCGCATCCGGGCCAGCGTAGCCAAACCGACCTCTGAGCCAACCTAG
- the ptk2ba gene encoding protein-tyrosine kinase 2-beta isoform X2, translating to MAGDTSTLSWKLSSSPGPQGDTGGPDLGVASDERPVKILKVCFTSNSSNPGKNFKLVKCDSDWEIRAIIQSILDSGRLGPNILYPQCFGLLLKHLKSSEVHWLHPLMTVGEVEQKYEQQHVEAEWRYDLRIRYIPKDFLEKFKEDKTTLLYFYQQVRSDYMQYYASKVSDGMALQLGCLEIRRFCKDMTANGLEKKSNYEQLEKDVGLHLFFPQELIDSMKPKQLRKMIQQTFLQYATLKDIDCMVKFFQTFAVFNSCDEEVFACELVQGWSLAVDLVIGPRGICQRTDKNSTPICLATFDQVNSVKCSQKDDGKALLSIDIQGARQPLTVNTATLAIAENMADLIDGYCRTEKGNDTSVIVKPNKGREARNSLPPIPDKNKDASKCISTVGSDIYAEIPEQDAVNTQKYGLSRDDIVLGRILGEGFFGEVHEGCYKSRTGERISVAVKTCKDCAPDVKEKFMSEAVIMKNLDHPHIVSLIGIIEDDPVWIVMELYQHGELGNYLLENQHTLTNVTLVLYCLQISKALAYLEGVNMVHRDIAVRNILVAKPDCVKLGDFGLSRYIDEEEYYKASISRLPIKWMAPESINFRRFTSSSDVWMFAVCMWEIMSRGQQPFFWLENKDVINQLEKGVRLPKPEDCPPTLYSIMTRCWTYDPHQRPKFTELVYKLSDVHKMEKDQEVELQRDKARSCRTLNEPPPKPSRMRSSLRRNPSGLQIQERAAPSSREDAQMLWEMEKQHMQDTLRRQKEQMREDSDWLRQEEKMLDPMGQDLAKTDTNSEGETGYAQFKSPPDKPPRLTAQPAPTAELDRSEDAVYHNVMEMVKMVVQLKNDVNMQPPSEYVNLVKSVGLTLRKLINSVDEALPNLDKSSKTEIEGTQKLLNKDLAELISKMRLAQQNAITSLREECKKQMLTAAHTLAMDSKNLLDAVDQARIRASVAKPTSEPT from the exons ATGGCAGGGGACACCAGCACATTGTCCTGGAAACTGTCGAGTTCCCCTGGTCCGCAGGGAGACACGGGGGGCCCTGATCTTGGGGTTGCAAGTGATGAACGACCCGTCAAGATCCTGAAGGTGTGCTTCACCAGCAACAGCTCGAACCCAGGCAAAAACTTCAAATTGGTCAAGTGTGATAGCGACTGGGAGATCAGG GCCATCATCCAGTCCATCCTGGACAGTGGTCGGCTTGGGCCAAACATCCTGTACCCACAATGCTTTGGGCTCCTGCTGAAGCACCTGAAATCAAGCGAGGTCCACTGGCTCCACCCACTGATGACCGTTGGGGAGGTGGAGCAGAAGTATGAGCAGCAGCACGTAGAGGCAGAGTGGAG ATATGACTTGAGGATCCGCTACATTCCCAAGGACTTCCTGGAGAAGTTTAAAGAAGATAAAACCACCCTGCTTTATTTCTACCAACAG GTACGTTCTGACTACATGCAGTACTACGCCTCCAAAGTGAGTGACGGTATGGCCCTACAGCTCGGCTGCTTGGAGATACG GAGATTTTGCAAAGACATGACCGCCAACGGCCTGGAGAAGAAATCCAACTATGAACAGCTAGA GAAAGATGTGGGCCTCCACCTTTTTTTCCCACAGGAGCTCATCGACAGTATGAAG CCCAAGCAGCTGAGGAAGATGATTCAGCAGACCTTCCTGCAGTACGCCACTCTGAAGGATATAGACTGCATGGTGAAGTTCTTCCAGACATTCGCTGTCTTCAACAGCTGTGACGAAGAGGTCTTTGCTTGTGAGCTTGTG CAAGGTTGGAGTCTGGCCGTAGATTTGGTCATCGGTCCCAGAGGGATCTGCCAGCGTACAGACAAGAACTCCACG CCCATCTGCCTGGCCACCTTCGACCAGGTCAACAGCGTGAAATGCTCCCAGAAGGACGATGGGAAAGCACTTTTATCTATAGACATACAAGGAGCCAGACAG CCTTTGACGGTAAATACAGCCACTCTCGCTATAGCTGAGAATATGGCGGACCTCATCGATGGCTACTGCCGAACGGAGAAAGGGAATGACACATCTGTGATTGTGAAGCCTAACAAAG GTCGAGAGGCAAGAAATTCTCTACCTCCAATTCCAGACAA AAACAAAGACGCCAGCAAATGCATCAGCACTGTAG GGTCAGATATATATGCAGAGATCCCGGAGCAAGATGCTGTAAACA CTCAGAAGTATGGCCTGTCAAGGGATGATATTGTGCTGGGTCGCATCCTTGGTGAAGGGTTCTTTGGGGAAGTTCATGAAGGCTGCTACAAAAGTCGG ACTGGTGAACGCATCAGTGTGGCCGTGAAGACGTGCAAGGACTGCGCTCCTGATGTAAAGGAGAAGTTCATGAGTGAAGCAG tgatCATGAAGAATCTGGATCATCCCCATATTGTGAGTCTTATCGGAATCATTGAGGATGACCCGGTGTGGATTGTCATGGAGCTTTATCAACATGGAGAG CTTGGGAATTATCTGCTAGAGAACCAGCACACCCTGACCAACGTCACCCTGGTCCTGTACTGTCTGCAGATTAGCAAAGCGCTGGCCTATTTGGAGGGAGTTAACATGGTGCACAG AGACATTGCTGTGAGGAATATACTTGTGGCAAAGCCAGACTGTGTGAAGCTGGGAGACTTCGGCTTGTCAAGATACATAGACGAGGAGGAGTATTACAAAG CCTCTATCAGTCGACTGCCTATTAAATGGATGGCACCAGAATCCATCAACTTCAGACGGTTTACATCGTCAAGTGATGTCTGGATGTTCG CCGTCTGCATGTGGGAGATCATGAGCCGTGGCCAGCAGCCCTTCTTCTGGCTGGAGAATAAAGATGTCATCAACCAGCTGGAGAAGGGTGTGCGTCTGCCCAAGCCAGAGGACTGCCCTCCCACGCTCTACTCCATCATGACTCGCTGCTGGACCTACGACCCCCACCAGAGGCCAAAGTTCACCGAGCTGGTCTACAAGCTGAG TGATGTCCATAAGATGGAGAAGGACCAGGAAGTGGAACTACAAAGGGACAAGGCCCGCTCCTGTAGAACTCTAAATGAGCCACCACCAAAG CCGTCACGGATGAGGTCCTCCTTGCGCAGAAACCCCTCGGGGCTTCAGATTCAG GAGAGAGCGGCACCGTCCAGCAGAGAGGATGCTCAGATGCTGTGGGAGATGGAGAAGCAGCACATGCAGGACACGCTGAGGAGACAAAAGGAGCAGATGAGGGAGGACAGCGACTGGCTCAGACAGGAGGAGAAGATGctg GACCCAATGGGACAGGACTTGGCAAAAACAGATACG AATTCTGAGGGGGAGACAGGATATG CCCAGTTCAAAAGTCCTCCAGACAAGCCTCCTCGACTGACCGCCCAG CCAGCTCCCACTGCAGAGCTGGACCGCTCAGAGGATGCAGTGTACCACAACGTTATGGAGATGGTCAAGATGGTGGTGCAGCTGAAGAACGATGTCAATATGCAGCCCCCCTCTGAATACGTCAACTTAGTGAAG TCTGTTGGGTTGACCCTGCGGAAGCTGATCAATAGTGTGGATGAAGCTCTTCCAAACTTGGACAAATCCAGCAAGACAGAG atcgaaGGCACTCAGAAGCTGCTGAATAAAGACTTGGCAGAGTTGATCAGTAAGATGCGTCTGGCGCAGCAGAACGCCATCACCTCTCTGAGGGAAGAGTGCAAGAAGCAGATGCTGACCGCTGCACACACGCTGGCCATGGACTCCAAAAACCTCCTGGATGCCGTGGACCAGGCCCGCATCCGGGCCAGCGTAGCCAAACCGACCTCTGAGCCAACCTAG